A single window of Desulfovibrio psychrotolerans DNA harbors:
- the dsrM gene encoding sulfate reduction electron transfer complex DsrMKJOP subunit DsrM, which produces MIISLLAVTALGVIAWLGAQSGFQILFGAWLPYTALAVFLIGFAWRIMDWARRPVPFRIPTTGGQQKSLPWIKPAPLDNPSDSKGVVIRMLLEVLLFRSLFRNTEVTIENGNRVVYWSSKFLWLFALAFHYCFLVIFIRHFRFFLEPVPFVISALEILDGIMQIGVPRLFMTDALVVLAVLYLLGRRLFNQKVRYISLANDYFPLLLILGLVGSGIMMRYFTKVDVASVKAFVMSLVTLQPNTEILANIGPMFFVHLFFLSVLLMYFPFSKLMHMGGVFMSPTRNLPNDSRAKLHVNPWNPAKEYRTYEEYEDEFRDAMYEAGLPVVKLPEDAEE; this is translated from the coding sequence ATGATTATTTCACTTCTCGCGGTCACAGCATTAGGGGTCATTGCCTGGCTGGGAGCCCAATCGGGCTTTCAGATTCTCTTCGGGGCATGGCTTCCCTACACTGCATTGGCCGTCTTCCTGATCGGGTTTGCATGGCGGATCATGGATTGGGCGCGCCGTCCTGTTCCTTTCCGCATCCCGACCACCGGAGGCCAGCAAAAGTCTCTGCCGTGGATCAAGCCCGCACCGCTGGACAACCCGTCCGATTCCAAGGGTGTGGTCATCCGCATGCTTCTGGAAGTGTTGCTGTTCAGATCCCTGTTCAGAAACACAGAGGTCACCATTGAGAACGGCAACCGGGTCGTCTACTGGTCCAGCAAGTTCCTGTGGTTGTTTGCCCTCGCCTTCCATTACTGTTTCCTGGTCATTTTCATCCGTCACTTCCGGTTCTTCCTTGAGCCTGTTCCGTTTGTCATCAGTGCTCTGGAAATTCTGGACGGCATCATGCAGATCGGTGTTCCCCGCCTGTTCATGACGGATGCCCTTGTGGTTCTGGCGGTCCTGTATCTGCTCGGCCGCAGGCTGTTCAACCAGAAGGTGCGCTACATCTCTCTGGCGAACGATTACTTCCCTCTGCTCCTCATCCTCGGGCTGGTGGGCAGCGGCATCATGATGCGCTACTTCACCAAGGTGGACGTGGCTTCCGTCAAGGCTTTCGTCATGAGCCTTGTGACGCTTCAGCCCAACACGGAAATACTGGCCAACATTGGTCCCATGTTCTTCGTCCATCTGTTCTTCCTCTCCGTGCTCCTGATGTACTTCCCCTTCAGCAAGCTCATGCACATGGGCGGGGTATTCATGAGCCCCACGCGTAACCTCCCCAACGACAGCAGAGCCAAGCTCCACGTCAACCCCTGGAACCCGGCCAAGGAATACCGCACATACGAAGAGTATGAAGATGAATTCAGGGATGCAATGTATGAAGCGGGTCTCCCTGTCGTTAAACTGCCGGAAGACGCAGAGGAATAA
- a CDS encoding RsbRD N-terminal domain-containing protein, which translates to MNILESLQEHREAIIKEWVETIFGTYPFDTVGFLRSQSNAFSNPVGAKTRKAATTIVNALLESDMDSEAIAPAIDELIRVRAIQKFQADAAMSILFFLKTILRRHAKPSLTSTAAYQRLLEIESNIDSMALLGFRVYSECRDKVQQMRVDEFKRQHSQLLRRAERILEKPVGEPDNENR; encoded by the coding sequence ATGAACATTCTGGAAAGTTTGCAGGAACATCGCGAAGCCATCATTAAAGAATGGGTAGAAACCATCTTCGGCACCTACCCCTTCGACACCGTAGGCTTTCTGCGCAGCCAGTCCAATGCCTTTTCCAACCCCGTGGGCGCAAAGACTCGCAAAGCGGCCACTACCATCGTAAACGCCCTGCTGGAAAGCGACATGGACTCGGAAGCCATAGCTCCTGCCATAGACGAGCTTATCCGCGTACGCGCCATCCAAAAATTTCAGGCCGATGCCGCCATGTCCATCCTCTTCTTCCTGAAGACCATATTGCGCCGGCACGCCAAACCTTCCCTCACCTCCACAGCTGCCTACCAGCGGCTTCTGGAAATCGAATCAAACATAGACTCTATGGCCCTGCTCGGCTTCCGGGTATATTCCGAATGCCGCGACAAGGTACAGCAAATGCGCGTGGACGAATTCAAGCGCCAGCACTCCCAGCTCTTACGTAGAGCTGAGCGTATATTGGAAAAACCGGTTGGGGAACCGGATAACGAAAACCGATAG